From Mus musculus strain C57BL/6J chromosome 17, GRCm38.p6 C57BL/6J, the proteins below share one genomic window:
- the Gm8909 gene encoding uncharacterized protein LOC667977 isoform X5 encodes MAPRTLLLLLAAALILTETRAVSRPGPHSMRYFETAVSRPGLGEPWFISVGYVDDTQFVRFDGDAENPRMEPRAPWMEQEGPEYWERETQIAKGHEQGFQGSLRNLLHYYNQSAGGSHTFQRMYGCDLGSDGRLLRGYWQFAYDGSDYIALNQDLKTWTAADLAAQITRRRWEQGGVAETLRAYLEDPCLEWLRRYLELGKETLLRTDPPKVHVTHHPRSEDDVTLRCWALGFYPADITLTWQLNGEELTQDMELVETRPAGDGTFQKWASVVVPLGKEQNYTCHVYHEGLPEPLTLRWGGKEENYALAGAILPDPAGTRGHLHPVSSMLP; translated from the exons ATGGCACCGCGAAcgctgctcctgctgctggccGCTGCCCTGATACTGACGGAGACACGCGCGG TGTCCCGGCCCGGCCCACACTCGATGCGGTATTTCGAGACCGCCGTGTCCCGGCCCGGCCTCGGGGAGCCCTGGTTCATCTCTGTCGGCTACGTGGACGACACGCAGTTCGTGCGCTTCGACGGCGACGCGGAGAATCCGAGGATGGAGCCGCGGGCGCCCTGGATGGAGCAGGAGGGGCCGGAGTATTGGGAGCGGGAGACACAGATCGCCAAGGGCCATGAGCAGGGTTTCCAAGGGAGCCTGAGGAACCTGCTCCACTACTACAACCAGAGCGCGGGCG GCTCTCACACATTTCAGAGGATGTACGGCTGTGACCTGGGGTCGGACGGGCGCCTCCTCCGCGGGTACTGGCAGTTCGCTTACGACGGCAGCGATTACATCGCCCTGAACCAAGACCTGAAAACGTGGACGGCGGCGGACTTGGCGGCGCAGATCACTCGACGCAGGTGGGAGCAGGGTGGTGTTGCAGAGACGCTCAGGGCCTACCTGGAGGACCCGTGCCTGGAGTGGCTCCGCAGATACCTGGAGCTCGGGAAGGAGACGCTGCTGCGCACAG ATCCCCCAAAGGTACATGTGACCCATCATCCCAGATCTGAAGATGATGTCACCCTGAGGTGCTGGGCCCTGGGTTTCTACCCTGCTGACATCACCCTGACCTGGCAGTTGAATGGGGAGGAGCTGACCCAGGACATGGAGCTTGTGGAGACCAGGCCTGCAGGGGATGGAACCttccagaagtgggcatctgtgGTGGTGCCTCTTGGAAAGGAGCAGAATTACACATGCCATGTGTACCATGAGGGGCTGCCTGAGCCCCTCACCCTGAGATGGG GTGGAAAAGAAGAGAACTATGCTCTGGCTGGAG CCATCCTTCCTGATCCAGCAGGCACTAGGGGACATCTGCATCCTGTCAGCTCCATGCTGCCCTGA
- the Gm8909 gene encoding uncharacterized protein LOC667977 isoform X4, with product MAPRTLLLLLAAALILTETRAVSRPGPHSMRYFETAVSRPGLGEPWFISVGYVDDTQFVRFDGDAENPRMEPRAPWMEQEGPEYWERETQIAKGHEQGFQGSLRNLLHYYNQSAGGSHTFQRMYGCDLGSDGRLLRGYWQFAYDGSDYIALNQDLKTWTAADLAAQITRRRWEQGGVAETLRAYLEDPCLEWLRRYLELGKETLLRTDPPKVHVTHHPRSEDDVTLRCWALGFYPADITLTWQLNGEELTQDMELVETRPAGDGTFQKWASVVVPLGKEQNYTCHVYHEGLPEPLTLRWEPRPSRDSNMVIIAVLVVLGVVIIIGAMVPFVLKSRRKIAFLLTGGKEENYALAGGSNSVQGSALFLEAFSHPS from the exons ATGGCACCGCGAAcgctgctcctgctgctggccGCTGCCCTGATACTGACGGAGACACGCGCGG TGTCCCGGCCCGGCCCACACTCGATGCGGTATTTCGAGACCGCCGTGTCCCGGCCCGGCCTCGGGGAGCCCTGGTTCATCTCTGTCGGCTACGTGGACGACACGCAGTTCGTGCGCTTCGACGGCGACGCGGAGAATCCGAGGATGGAGCCGCGGGCGCCCTGGATGGAGCAGGAGGGGCCGGAGTATTGGGAGCGGGAGACACAGATCGCCAAGGGCCATGAGCAGGGTTTCCAAGGGAGCCTGAGGAACCTGCTCCACTACTACAACCAGAGCGCGGGCG GCTCTCACACATTTCAGAGGATGTACGGCTGTGACCTGGGGTCGGACGGGCGCCTCCTCCGCGGGTACTGGCAGTTCGCTTACGACGGCAGCGATTACATCGCCCTGAACCAAGACCTGAAAACGTGGACGGCGGCGGACTTGGCGGCGCAGATCACTCGACGCAGGTGGGAGCAGGGTGGTGTTGCAGAGACGCTCAGGGCCTACCTGGAGGACCCGTGCCTGGAGTGGCTCCGCAGATACCTGGAGCTCGGGAAGGAGACGCTGCTGCGCACAG ATCCCCCAAAGGTACATGTGACCCATCATCCCAGATCTGAAGATGATGTCACCCTGAGGTGCTGGGCCCTGGGTTTCTACCCTGCTGACATCACCCTGACCTGGCAGTTGAATGGGGAGGAGCTGACCCAGGACATGGAGCTTGTGGAGACCAGGCCTGCAGGGGATGGAACCttccagaagtgggcatctgtgGTGGTGCCTCTTGGAAAGGAGCAGAATTACACATGCCATGTGTACCATGAGGGGCTGCCTGAGCCCCTCACCCTGAGATGGG AGCCTCGTCCATCCAGGGACTCCAACATGGTAATCATAGCTGTTCTGGTTGTCCTTGGAGTTGTGATCATCATTGGAGCTATGGTGCCTTTTGTGTTGAAGAGCAGGAGAAAAATAG CTTTTCTTCTCACAGGTGGAAAAGAAGAGAACTATGCTCTGGCTGGAG GCAGCAACAGTGTCCAGGGCTCTGCCTTGTTTCTGGAGGCCTTCAG CCATCCTTCCTGA
- the Gm8909 gene encoding uncharacterized protein LOC667977 isoform X3 encodes MAPRTLLLLLAAALILTETRAATEGPGRRSGSHREPPPGPHSMRYFTTAVSRPGPHSMRYFETAVSRPGLGEPWFISVGYVDDTQFVRFDGDAENPRMEPRAPWMEQEGPEYWERETQIAKGHEQGFQGSLRNLLHYYNQSAGGSHTFQRMYGCDLGSDGRLLRGYWQFAYDGSDYIALNQDLKTWTAADLAAQITRRRWEQGGVAETLRAYLEDPCLEWLRRYLELGKETLLRTDPPKVHVTHHPRSEDDVTLRCWALGFYPADITLTWQLNGEELTQDMELVETRPAGDGTFQKWASVVVPLGKEQNYTCHVYHEGLPEPLTLRWEPRPSRDSNMVIIAVLVVLGVVIIIGAMVPFVLKSRRKIAFLLTGGKEENYALAGGSNSVQGSALFLEAFSHPS; translated from the exons ATGGCACCGCGAAcgctgctcctgctgctggccGCTGCCCTGATACTGACGGAGACACGCGCGG CCACCGAAGGTCCCGGGAGGAGGTCGGGGTCTCACCGCGAGCCGCCCCCAGGCCCACACTCGATGCGGTATTTCACCACCGCAGTGTCCCGGCCCGGCCCACACTCGATGCGGTATTTCGAGACCGCCGTGTCCCGGCCCGGCCTCGGGGAGCCCTGGTTCATCTCTGTCGGCTACGTGGACGACACGCAGTTCGTGCGCTTCGACGGCGACGCGGAGAATCCGAGGATGGAGCCGCGGGCGCCCTGGATGGAGCAGGAGGGGCCGGAGTATTGGGAGCGGGAGACACAGATCGCCAAGGGCCATGAGCAGGGTTTCCAAGGGAGCCTGAGGAACCTGCTCCACTACTACAACCAGAGCGCGGGCG GCTCTCACACATTTCAGAGGATGTACGGCTGTGACCTGGGGTCGGACGGGCGCCTCCTCCGCGGGTACTGGCAGTTCGCTTACGACGGCAGCGATTACATCGCCCTGAACCAAGACCTGAAAACGTGGACGGCGGCGGACTTGGCGGCGCAGATCACTCGACGCAGGTGGGAGCAGGGTGGTGTTGCAGAGACGCTCAGGGCCTACCTGGAGGACCCGTGCCTGGAGTGGCTCCGCAGATACCTGGAGCTCGGGAAGGAGACGCTGCTGCGCACAG ATCCCCCAAAGGTACATGTGACCCATCATCCCAGATCTGAAGATGATGTCACCCTGAGGTGCTGGGCCCTGGGTTTCTACCCTGCTGACATCACCCTGACCTGGCAGTTGAATGGGGAGGAGCTGACCCAGGACATGGAGCTTGTGGAGACCAGGCCTGCAGGGGATGGAACCttccagaagtgggcatctgtgGTGGTGCCTCTTGGAAAGGAGCAGAATTACACATGCCATGTGTACCATGAGGGGCTGCCTGAGCCCCTCACCCTGAGATGGG AGCCTCGTCCATCCAGGGACTCCAACATGGTAATCATAGCTGTTCTGGTTGTCCTTGGAGTTGTGATCATCATTGGAGCTATGGTGCCTTTTGTGTTGAAGAGCAGGAGAAAAATAG CTTTTCTTCTCACAGGTGGAAAAGAAGAGAACTATGCTCTGGCTGGAG GCAGCAACAGTGTCCAGGGCTCTGCCTTGTTTCTGGAGGCCTTCAG CCATCCTTCCTGA
- the Gm8909 gene encoding uncharacterized protein LOC667977 isoform X1 has product MAPRTLLLLLAAALILTETRAATEGPGRRSGSHREPPPGPHSMRYFTTAVSRPGPHSMRYFETAVSRPGLGEPWFISVGYVDDTQFVRFDGDAENPRMEPRAPWMEQEGPEYWERETQIAKGHEQGFQGSLRNLLHYYNQSAGGSHTFQRMYGCDLGSDGRLLRGYWQFAYDGSDYIALNQDLKTWTAADLAAQITRRRWEQGGVAETLRAYLEDPCLEWLRRYLELGKETLLRTDPPKVHVTHHPRSEDDVTLRCWALGFYPADITLTWQLNGEELTQDMELVETRPAGDGTFQKWASVVVPLGKEQNYTCHVYHEGLPEPLTLRWEPRPSRDSNMVIIAVLVVLGVVIIIGAMVPFVLKSRRKIGGKEENYALAGGSNSVQGSALFLEAFSHPS; this is encoded by the exons ATGGCACCGCGAAcgctgctcctgctgctggccGCTGCCCTGATACTGACGGAGACACGCGCGG CCACCGAAGGTCCCGGGAGGAGGTCGGGGTCTCACCGCGAGCCGCCCCCAGGCCCACACTCGATGCGGTATTTCACCACCGCAGTGTCCCGGCCCGGCCCACACTCGATGCGGTATTTCGAGACCGCCGTGTCCCGGCCCGGCCTCGGGGAGCCCTGGTTCATCTCTGTCGGCTACGTGGACGACACGCAGTTCGTGCGCTTCGACGGCGACGCGGAGAATCCGAGGATGGAGCCGCGGGCGCCCTGGATGGAGCAGGAGGGGCCGGAGTATTGGGAGCGGGAGACACAGATCGCCAAGGGCCATGAGCAGGGTTTCCAAGGGAGCCTGAGGAACCTGCTCCACTACTACAACCAGAGCGCGGGCG GCTCTCACACATTTCAGAGGATGTACGGCTGTGACCTGGGGTCGGACGGGCGCCTCCTCCGCGGGTACTGGCAGTTCGCTTACGACGGCAGCGATTACATCGCCCTGAACCAAGACCTGAAAACGTGGACGGCGGCGGACTTGGCGGCGCAGATCACTCGACGCAGGTGGGAGCAGGGTGGTGTTGCAGAGACGCTCAGGGCCTACCTGGAGGACCCGTGCCTGGAGTGGCTCCGCAGATACCTGGAGCTCGGGAAGGAGACGCTGCTGCGCACAG ATCCCCCAAAGGTACATGTGACCCATCATCCCAGATCTGAAGATGATGTCACCCTGAGGTGCTGGGCCCTGGGTTTCTACCCTGCTGACATCACCCTGACCTGGCAGTTGAATGGGGAGGAGCTGACCCAGGACATGGAGCTTGTGGAGACCAGGCCTGCAGGGGATGGAACCttccagaagtgggcatctgtgGTGGTGCCTCTTGGAAAGGAGCAGAATTACACATGCCATGTGTACCATGAGGGGCTGCCTGAGCCCCTCACCCTGAGATGGG AGCCTCGTCCATCCAGGGACTCCAACATGGTAATCATAGCTGTTCTGGTTGTCCTTGGAGTTGTGATCATCATTGGAGCTATGGTGCCTTTTGTGTTGAAGAGCAGGAGAAAAATAG GTGGAAAAGAAGAGAACTATGCTCTGGCTGGAG GCAGCAACAGTGTCCAGGGCTCTGCCTTGTTTCTGGAGGCCTTCAG CCATCCTTCCTGA
- the Gm8909 gene encoding uncharacterized protein LOC667977 precursor, giving the protein MAPRTLLLLLAAALILTETRAVSRPGPHSMRYFETAVSRPGLGEPWFISVGYVDDTQFVRFDGDAENPRMEPRAPWMEQEGPEYWERETQIAKGHEQGFQGSLRNLLHYYNQSAGGSHTFQRMYGCDLGSDGRLLRGYWQFAYDGSDYIALNQDLKTWTAADLAAQITRRRWEQGGVAETLRAYLEDPCLEWLRRYLELGKETLLRTDPPKVHVTHHPRSEDDVTLRCWALGFYPADITLTWQLNGEELTQDMELVETRPAGDGTFQKWASVVVPLGKEQNYTCHVYHEGLPEPLTLRWEPRPSRDSNMVIIAVLVVLGVVIIIGAMVPFVLKSRRKIGGKEENYALAGGSNSVQGSALFLEAFSHPS; this is encoded by the exons ATGGCACCGCGAAcgctgctcctgctgctggccGCTGCCCTGATACTGACGGAGACACGCGCGG TGTCCCGGCCCGGCCCACACTCGATGCGGTATTTCGAGACCGCCGTGTCCCGGCCCGGCCTCGGGGAGCCCTGGTTCATCTCTGTCGGCTACGTGGACGACACGCAGTTCGTGCGCTTCGACGGCGACGCGGAGAATCCGAGGATGGAGCCGCGGGCGCCCTGGATGGAGCAGGAGGGGCCGGAGTATTGGGAGCGGGAGACACAGATCGCCAAGGGCCATGAGCAGGGTTTCCAAGGGAGCCTGAGGAACCTGCTCCACTACTACAACCAGAGCGCGGGCG GCTCTCACACATTTCAGAGGATGTACGGCTGTGACCTGGGGTCGGACGGGCGCCTCCTCCGCGGGTACTGGCAGTTCGCTTACGACGGCAGCGATTACATCGCCCTGAACCAAGACCTGAAAACGTGGACGGCGGCGGACTTGGCGGCGCAGATCACTCGACGCAGGTGGGAGCAGGGTGGTGTTGCAGAGACGCTCAGGGCCTACCTGGAGGACCCGTGCCTGGAGTGGCTCCGCAGATACCTGGAGCTCGGGAAGGAGACGCTGCTGCGCACAG ATCCCCCAAAGGTACATGTGACCCATCATCCCAGATCTGAAGATGATGTCACCCTGAGGTGCTGGGCCCTGGGTTTCTACCCTGCTGACATCACCCTGACCTGGCAGTTGAATGGGGAGGAGCTGACCCAGGACATGGAGCTTGTGGAGACCAGGCCTGCAGGGGATGGAACCttccagaagtgggcatctgtgGTGGTGCCTCTTGGAAAGGAGCAGAATTACACATGCCATGTGTACCATGAGGGGCTGCCTGAGCCCCTCACCCTGAGATGGG AGCCTCGTCCATCCAGGGACTCCAACATGGTAATCATAGCTGTTCTGGTTGTCCTTGGAGTTGTGATCATCATTGGAGCTATGGTGCCTTTTGTGTTGAAGAGCAGGAGAAAAATAG GTGGAAAAGAAGAGAACTATGCTCTGGCTGGAG GCAGCAACAGTGTCCAGGGCTCTGCCTTGTTTCTGGAGGCCTTCAG CCATCCTTCCTGA
- the Gm8909 gene encoding uncharacterized protein LOC667977 isoform X2, protein MAPRTLLLLLAAALILTETRAATEGPGRRSGSHREPPPGPHSMRYFTTAVSRPGPHSMRYFETAVSRPGLGEPWFISVGYVDDTQFVRFDGDAENPRMEPRAPWMEQEGPEYWERETQIAKGHEQGFQGSLRNLLHYYNQSAGGSHTFQRMYGCDLGSDGRLLRGYWQFAYDGSDYIALNQDLKTWTAADLAAQITRRRWEQGGVAETLRAYLEDPCLEWLRRYLELGKETLLRTGAGAAGSSSLCPRAGAQSWGRRNPQLG, encoded by the exons ATGGCACCGCGAAcgctgctcctgctgctggccGCTGCCCTGATACTGACGGAGACACGCGCGG CCACCGAAGGTCCCGGGAGGAGGTCGGGGTCTCACCGCGAGCCGCCCCCAGGCCCACACTCGATGCGGTATTTCACCACCGCAGTGTCCCGGCCCGGCCCACACTCGATGCGGTATTTCGAGACCGCCGTGTCCCGGCCCGGCCTCGGGGAGCCCTGGTTCATCTCTGTCGGCTACGTGGACGACACGCAGTTCGTGCGCTTCGACGGCGACGCGGAGAATCCGAGGATGGAGCCGCGGGCGCCCTGGATGGAGCAGGAGGGGCCGGAGTATTGGGAGCGGGAGACACAGATCGCCAAGGGCCATGAGCAGGGTTTCCAAGGGAGCCTGAGGAACCTGCTCCACTACTACAACCAGAGCGCGGGCG GCTCTCACACATTTCAGAGGATGTACGGCTGTGACCTGGGGTCGGACGGGCGCCTCCTCCGCGGGTACTGGCAGTTCGCTTACGACGGCAGCGATTACATCGCCCTGAACCAAGACCTGAAAACGTGGACGGCGGCGGACTTGGCGGCGCAGATCACTCGACGCAGGTGGGAGCAGGGTGGTGTTGCAGAGACGCTCAGGGCCTACCTGGAGGACCCGTGCCTGGAGTGGCTCCGCAGATACCTGGAGCTCGGGAAGGAGACGCTGCTGCGCACAGGTGCAGGGGCCGCGGGcagctcctccctctgccctcggGCTGGGGCTCAGTCCTGGGGAAGAAGAAACCCTCAGCTGGGGTGA
- the H2-T3 gene encoding H-2 class I histocompatibility antigen, TLA(B) alpha chain precursor → MRMGTMVPGTLLILLAASQGQTQTCPGSHSLRYFYTALSRPAISEPWYIAVGYLDDTQFVRFNSSGETATYKLSAPWVEQEGPEYWARETEIVTSNAQFFRENLQTMLDYYNLSQNGSHTIQVMYGCEVEFFGSLFRAYEQHGYDGRDYIALNEDLKTWTAADTAAEITRSKWEQAGYTELRRTYLEGPCKDSLLRYLENRKKTQECTDPPKTHVTHHPRPEGYVTLRCWALRFYPADITLTWQLNGEELIQDTELVETRPAGDGTFQKWAAVVVPLGKEQKYTCHVYHEGLPEPLTLRWEPPQTSMPNRTTVRALLGAMIILGFMSGSVMMWMRKNNGGNGDDNTAAYQNEREHLSLSPRAESEALGVEAGMKDLPSAPPLVS, encoded by the exons ATGAGGATGGGGACCATGGTGCCTGGCACCCTCCTGATCCTCCTGGCTGCCTCACAAGGCCAGACCCAGACCTGCCCAG GCTCACACTCGCTGAGGTACTTCTACACCGCCTTGTCCCGACCTGCAATCAGCGAACCGTGGTACATAGCTGTGGGCTACCTGGATGACACTCAGTTCGTGCGCTTCAACAGCTCAGGGGAGACTGCGACATATAAGCTAAGTGCGCCATGGGTGGAGCAAGAGGGGCCCGAGTATTgggcgagagagacagagatcgtCACAAGCAATGCACAGTTTTTCCGCGAGAATCTGCAGACTATGCTGGACTACTACAACCTGAGTCAAAATG GCTCTCACACCATCCAGGTGATGTATGGCTGTGAGGTGGAGTTCTTCGGGAGCCTCTTCCGCGCTTATGAGCAGCATGGCTATGATGGCCGCGATTACATTGCCCTCAATGAAGATCTGAAAACGTGGACAGCAGCAGACACGGCAGCAGAGATCACCAGAAGCAAGTGGGAGCAGGCTGGTTATACAGAGCTCCGTAGGACCTACTTGGAGGGCCCATGCAAGGATTCCCTGCTCAGATACCTGGAGAACAGAAAAAAGACACAGGAGTGCACAG ATCCTCCAAAAACACACGTGACCCATCACCCCAGACCTGAAGGTTATGTCACCCTGAGATGCTGGGCCCTGCGCTTCTACCCTGCTGACATCACCCTGACCTGGCAGTTGAATGGGGAGGAATTGATTCAGGACACGGAGCTTGTGGAGACCAGGCCTGCAGGGGATGGAACCTTCCAGAAGTGGGCAGCTGTGGTGGTGCCGCTTGGGAAGGAGCAGAAATACACATGTCATGTGTACCATGAGGGGCTGCCTGAGCCTCTCACCCTGAGATGGG AGCCTCCTCAGACCAGTATGCCCAACAGGACCACTGTTCGTGCTCTCCTTGGAGCTATGATCATCTTAGGTTTTATGAGCGGAAGTGTTATGATGTGGATGAGAAAGAACAATG gtggAAACGGAGACGATAACACTGCTGCATATCAGAATGAGAGGGAACACTTGTCCCTGAGCCCTCGGGCTGAATCTGAGGCACTCGGGGTGGAAGCTGGGATGAAGGATCTTCCTTCTGCCCCACCATTGGTCTCCTGA